A region from the Streptomyces sp. 3214.6 genome encodes:
- a CDS encoding SDR family NAD(P)-dependent oxidoreductase: MDLQLNGRRAVVTGGSRGIGLAVARALAAEGADVALVARNRDALQSAAEKIAADSGRRVIAVPADTGDDASVAEMARSVVEQLGGADILVNAAARPNTGIPETDFETELNVKVRGYLRTARAFAPLMREQGWGRIINIGGIAARQTSSLVGSVRNVAVAAMTKNLADELGPHGVNVVVLHPGPTRTETSERHIRALADDRGISTDEAERLAASMVSIGRMVTAEEVADVVAFLASPRSVALNGDPVVPSGGMRGPIHY; encoded by the coding sequence ATGGATTTGCAGCTCAACGGCCGGCGAGCCGTCGTCACCGGCGGCAGCAGGGGCATCGGCCTCGCCGTCGCCCGTGCACTGGCCGCGGAAGGAGCGGACGTGGCGCTCGTCGCCCGGAACCGGGACGCACTGCAGAGCGCAGCGGAGAAGATCGCAGCCGACAGCGGGCGCCGTGTGATCGCCGTGCCCGCGGACACCGGTGACGACGCGTCAGTGGCGGAGATGGCCCGCAGCGTCGTCGAACAGCTCGGAGGCGCCGACATCCTCGTCAACGCGGCGGCCCGGCCCAACACCGGTATCCCCGAAACCGACTTCGAGACCGAGCTCAACGTCAAGGTACGCGGCTACCTGCGCACCGCCCGCGCCTTCGCCCCACTGATGCGGGAGCAGGGCTGGGGCCGCATCATCAACATCGGCGGAATCGCCGCACGCCAGACCAGCTCTCTGGTGGGGTCGGTCCGCAACGTCGCGGTGGCGGCCATGACCAAGAACCTCGCCGACGAACTCGGCCCTCACGGGGTCAACGTCGTCGTCCTGCACCCGGGACCGACCCGCACCGAGACCTCGGAACGGCACATCCGGGCACTGGCCGATGACCGGGGCATCTCGACTGACGAGGCGGAGCGCCTGGCCGCGTCGATGGTGTCCATCGGCCGCATGGTGACCGCCGAGGAGGTAGCGGACGTGGTGGCCTTCCTCGCCAGCCCCCGCAGCGTCGCCCTCAACGGCGACCCGGTCGTCCCCAGCGGTGGGATGCGCGGGCCGATCCACTACTGA
- a CDS encoding ATP-binding protein has product MTSTIATAVPGLPRPAALRDRPGRSSRRPAPAAPHRPESPASPAGEEHHAVVAVPADACRIREVRHFASAVLAQWGVVGDDLDSCLLIVGELAGNSAQHGRADLTVALSLRGRCLHIDVTDHGAAVEPHTAGTPSAAGEHGRGLAIVQALSDRCETQQQPSGWRTRASLRVTPAVRDRRPAGSGLPIPV; this is encoded by the coding sequence ATGACTTCCACCATCGCAACCGCCGTGCCGGGTCTCCCTCGCCCCGCCGCGCTCCGTGACCGCCCAGGCAGGAGCAGCCGCCGCCCGGCCCCCGCCGCGCCTCACAGGCCCGAATCACCTGCCTCTCCCGCCGGCGAGGAACATCACGCTGTCGTGGCGGTGCCGGCCGATGCGTGCCGGATTCGCGAGGTCCGGCACTTCGCCTCGGCGGTTCTGGCCCAGTGGGGAGTGGTCGGCGACGACCTCGACTCCTGTCTCCTCATCGTCGGCGAACTGGCCGGCAACTCCGCCCAACACGGGCGAGCCGACCTCACCGTGGCCCTGTCCTTGCGGGGGCGCTGCCTTCACATCGATGTCACGGACCATGGCGCAGCCGTGGAGCCTCACACCGCAGGCACACCATCCGCTGCCGGTGAGCACGGTCGCGGACTGGCCATCGTGCAGGCCCTCTCGGACCGATGTGAGACGCAGCAGCAACCATCCGGATGGCGAACCCGAGCCAGCCTGCGCGTCACACCTGCCGTCCGGGACCGCCGTCCGGCCGGGTCCGGCTTGCCCATCCCTGTCTGA
- a CDS encoding LysR family transcriptional regulator — MTATAADAPPQERYGARVDMWHLRYFIAVAEELNFTRAAQRLSMSSSPLSRRIQDLEKALGQQLFLRDRRTTALTPAGEALLPLARDVVARFDAIHSALASAVRGPSSTATLGIGGEIPAAIRTRVLDTMHTAVPGMEIDIRPGAARYLLNALLAGELDMALVSGPVVDPGLSTHPVSRRPLGIVVAAGAGFDGRVSVRLEELAPLAFAMYGRDDSPTLLKHFDALMHDAGVHRRVTVESTIGLPHVVSTGHAFTIIALDETGVVKRIFEDEQVLCLPIDGTHLELTTVAAWRRDRQKPGDPVAGLADAVTGLALPAPTAQPSYG, encoded by the coding sequence GTGACTGCGACCGCAGCGGACGCACCACCGCAGGAGCGGTACGGTGCGCGGGTGGACATGTGGCACCTGCGTTACTTCATCGCCGTGGCCGAGGAACTCAACTTCACGCGCGCGGCACAGCGTCTGAGCATGTCAAGCTCGCCACTGAGCCGTCGCATACAGGACCTGGAGAAGGCACTCGGGCAGCAACTGTTCCTGCGCGACCGCCGCACCACGGCCCTCACTCCGGCCGGTGAGGCCCTGCTTCCGCTGGCCCGCGACGTCGTCGCCCGCTTCGACGCCATCCACTCCGCGCTGGCCTCGGCGGTACGCGGTCCGTCCAGCACCGCCACGCTGGGCATCGGCGGTGAGATACCCGCTGCGATCCGCACCAGGGTTCTGGACACCATGCATACCGCGGTCCCGGGCATGGAGATCGATATCCGTCCCGGGGCCGCCCGCTACCTGTTGAACGCGCTGCTCGCCGGAGAGCTGGACATGGCTCTGGTGAGTGGCCCCGTCGTGGATCCGGGCTTGAGCACACACCCGGTCAGCCGCCGTCCCCTTGGAATCGTCGTGGCGGCGGGAGCCGGATTCGACGGACGCGTATCTGTCCGTCTGGAGGAGTTGGCCCCGCTGGCCTTCGCCATGTACGGAAGGGACGACTCCCCGACACTGCTGAAACACTTCGATGCCCTCATGCACGACGCCGGAGTGCACCGGCGCGTGACCGTCGAGAGCACCATCGGCCTCCCCCATGTCGTCTCCACCGGCCACGCCTTCACCATCATCGCCCTCGACGAAACCGGCGTCGTCAAGCGAATCTTCGAAGATGAACAGGTGCTCTGCCTGCCCATCGACGGTACCCACTTGGAACTGACGACCGTGGCCGCCTGGCGGCGCGACCGGCAGAAGCCGGGCGACCCTGTCGCCGGCCTCGCAGACGCCGTGACCGGGCTTGCTCTACCGGCACCGACGGCACAGCCGTCCTACGGCTGA
- a CDS encoding MaoC family dehydratase has protein sequence MAPVKTYQGLDEIEKAVGTLLGHSEWHTITQDDIDRFADVTGDHQWIHIDPEKAAKGPYGTTIAHGYLVLSLVPMLMSEVTKTEGLTAAINYGSNKVRYPAPTPVDSQVRGAVELLELSRRPQGAQAVFRVTVERQGGDKPVCVAEVVSVLFE, from the coding sequence ATGGCACCCGTGAAGACCTACCAGGGACTCGACGAGATCGAGAAGGCCGTCGGCACCCTGCTCGGCCACAGCGAATGGCACACCATCACCCAGGACGACATCGACCGCTTCGCCGACGTCACCGGCGACCACCAGTGGATCCACATCGACCCCGAGAAGGCCGCCAAGGGCCCCTACGGCACCACGATCGCCCACGGCTACCTGGTGCTGTCCCTCGTGCCCATGCTCATGTCCGAGGTCACGAAGACTGAGGGCCTGACCGCCGCGATCAACTACGGCAGCAACAAGGTGCGTTACCCCGCCCCCACCCCGGTCGACTCCCAGGTGCGCGGTGCGGTGGAACTGCTGGAACTCAGCCGCCGCCCGCAGGGAGCCCAGGCCGTCTTCCGCGTCACCGTCGAACGCCAGGGCGGAGACAAACCGGTCTGCGTCGCCGAGGTCGTCTCCGTCCTGTTCGAGTGA
- a CDS encoding acetyl-CoA C-acetyltransferase, with amino-acid sequence MAEAVIVSTARSPIGRANKGSLVEMRPDHLAVQMLQAALAKVPELDPNTIDDLMLGCGQPAGEAGNNLARVVAVLAGLDSVPGTTVNRYCSSSLQTTRMAFHAIKAGEGHAFISAGVETCSRFLNGYADGWPDVDVRSPEFTDALARTEARSGAGVDTWHDPREGGSLPDVYIQMGQTAENVAQLKGISRQEQDEFAVRSQNLAEKGIANGFWERDITPVTLPNGEVVTNDDGPRPGTTYEKVAGLRPVFRPDGTVTAGNACPLNDGAAALVIMSDTKAAELGLTPLARIVATGVTGLSPEIMGLGPVEASRRALANAGLTMDDIDLVEINEAFAAQVIPSARELGIDFDKLNVNGGAIAVGHPFGMTGARITSTLINSLQFHDKQFGLETMCVGGGQGMALIIERLS; translated from the coding sequence ATGGCTGAGGCAGTCATCGTCTCCACCGCCCGTTCCCCCATCGGGCGGGCCAACAAGGGCTCCCTCGTCGAGATGAGGCCCGACCACCTGGCCGTCCAGATGCTGCAGGCGGCGCTGGCGAAGGTGCCCGAGCTGGACCCGAACACCATCGACGACCTCATGCTCGGCTGCGGCCAGCCCGCCGGTGAGGCCGGCAACAACCTGGCCCGGGTCGTCGCCGTCCTGGCCGGCCTCGACTCCGTGCCCGGCACGACCGTCAACCGATACTGCTCCTCCAGTCTGCAGACCACCCGTATGGCCTTCCACGCCATCAAGGCGGGCGAGGGCCACGCGTTCATATCGGCCGGTGTGGAGACTTGCAGCCGGTTCCTCAACGGCTACGCCGACGGCTGGCCGGACGTCGACGTGCGCAGCCCGGAGTTCACCGACGCCCTCGCCCGCACCGAGGCACGCTCGGGAGCCGGCGTCGATACCTGGCACGACCCCCGCGAAGGCGGCAGCCTGCCCGACGTCTACATCCAGATGGGCCAGACCGCGGAGAACGTCGCCCAGCTCAAAGGCATCAGCCGCCAGGAGCAGGACGAGTTCGCGGTCCGCTCCCAGAACCTTGCCGAGAAAGGGATCGCCAACGGCTTCTGGGAGCGGGACATCACGCCCGTCACCCTCCCGAACGGCGAGGTCGTCACCAACGACGACGGGCCGCGCCCCGGCACCACGTACGAGAAGGTCGCCGGCCTGAGGCCGGTCTTCCGCCCCGACGGCACAGTCACCGCGGGCAACGCCTGCCCGCTCAACGACGGTGCCGCGGCCCTCGTCATCATGTCCGACACCAAGGCCGCGGAGCTGGGCCTGACTCCGCTGGCCCGCATCGTCGCCACCGGCGTCACCGGCCTGTCCCCGGAGATCATGGGCCTGGGCCCGGTCGAGGCCTCCCGCCGGGCCCTGGCGAACGCCGGCCTGACGATGGACGACATCGACCTGGTCGAGATCAACGAGGCCTTCGCCGCCCAGGTCATCCCCTCCGCGCGGGAGCTGGGCATCGACTTCGACAAGTTGAACGTCAACGGCGGCGCCATCGCGGTCGGCCACCCCTTCGGCATGACGGGCGCCCGCATCACCAGCACCCTCATCAACTCCCTCCAGTTCCACGACAAGCAGTTCGGCCTGGAAACCATGTGCGTCGGCGGCGGTCAGGGCATGGCCCTGATCATCGAGCGGCTGAGCTGA
- a CDS encoding carboxymuconolactone decarboxylase family protein, whose amino-acid sequence MSEQASPPRIELLPVAEWDPEVREVWAADTTKKQANGLPPQLKDIPDTLNLTRIFAHHPSLAVAFYPLSRMVNEGRLPHRDRELVTLRTALRSRSGYEWSHHYEMAQTVGVTEAEVLRTAEDPAGADWSPHEVALLTAVDEICDDSAISDATWRRLRRTYDEAQVLELLALAGTYRLLASVLNTSRAPLEDWRPERPLPAVSVPADRSVTP is encoded by the coding sequence GTGTCAGAACAGGCGTCACCGCCCAGGATCGAACTGCTGCCGGTCGCAGAATGGGACCCCGAGGTCCGCGAAGTCTGGGCGGCGGACACCACGAAAAAGCAGGCGAACGGACTCCCGCCCCAGCTGAAGGACATCCCCGACACACTCAACCTCACGCGGATCTTCGCACACCATCCGAGCCTGGCCGTCGCCTTCTACCCGCTCTCGCGAATGGTCAACGAGGGCAGGCTGCCCCACCGGGACCGAGAGCTGGTGACGCTGCGCACCGCGCTGCGCAGCCGGTCCGGTTACGAGTGGTCCCACCACTACGAGATGGCGCAGACCGTGGGGGTCACGGAGGCGGAGGTACTCCGCACCGCAGAGGACCCGGCCGGCGCCGACTGGAGCCCGCACGAGGTCGCGCTGCTCACCGCCGTCGACGAGATCTGCGACGACTCCGCCATCAGCGACGCCACATGGCGTCGACTGCGGCGGACGTACGACGAGGCACAGGTGCTGGAGCTGCTGGCGCTCGCCGGTACGTACCGCCTCCTGGCCTCGGTGCTCAACACCTCCCGGGCCCCGCTGGAGGACTGGCGGCCCGAGCGGCCCCTTCCGGCCGTCTCCGTCCCGGCGGACAGGAGCGTGACGCCATGA
- a CDS encoding MBL fold metallo-hydrolase: MSTKLSVDVYTSPLQKLPDAVGGWFSPTTSTLLYGPTEAVLVDAQYIESDVAELARRIEASGRTLTTIFITHAHADHYFGLEWLLARFPQAKAVALPSVVAEITATNDAQRKQWRAWFEGKALDNTAIPDPLDGDTILLDGEELKAIEVGQADVAPATILWVPSIRAVVAGDAIYNGVNPFLAASGPDEWPKWIESVDKIAALEPEIVVAGHKRPEARDDDLTATVEYTRDYIQAFIEELAASSDSRDLVARVQARFPDNLNPSALVLSAVTAWKRKKANHG, translated from the coding sequence ATGAGCACCAAGCTGTCCGTGGACGTGTACACCAGCCCCCTGCAGAAGCTCCCCGATGCCGTCGGCGGTTGGTTCTCGCCCACCACGTCGACGCTCCTGTACGGGCCGACCGAGGCGGTCCTGGTGGACGCCCAGTACATAGAGAGCGACGTGGCCGAGCTGGCCCGCCGCATCGAAGCATCCGGCCGCACCTTGACCACCATCTTCATCACCCACGCCCATGCCGACCACTACTTCGGCCTGGAGTGGCTGCTGGCTCGCTTCCCGCAGGCCAAGGCGGTTGCCCTGCCATCCGTCGTCGCCGAGATCACGGCCACCAACGACGCGCAGCGCAAACAGTGGCGGGCATGGTTCGAGGGCAAGGCCCTGGACAACACCGCCATCCCCGACCCCCTCGACGGCGACACCATCCTTCTCGACGGCGAGGAGCTGAAGGCGATCGAGGTCGGCCAGGCCGACGTGGCCCCGGCCACCATCCTCTGGGTGCCCTCGATCCGCGCAGTCGTGGCCGGAGACGCCATCTACAACGGGGTCAACCCCTTCCTGGCCGCCTCCGGCCCCGACGAGTGGCCGAAGTGGATCGAGAGCGTCGACAAGATCGCGGCTCTGGAGCCGGAGATCGTGGTCGCCGGACACAAGCGCCCGGAGGCGCGCGACGACGACCTGACGGCCACCGTCGAGTACACCCGTGACTACATCCAGGCCTTCATCGAGGAGCTGGCGGCCAGCAGCGACTCCCGGGACCTGGTGGCCCGGGTGCAGGCCCGTTTCCCCGACAACCTCAACCCCAGCGCGCTCGTGCTCTCGGCCGTGACCGCGTGGAAGCGAAAGAAGGCGAACCATGGCTGA
- a CDS encoding CoA transferase — MLSVAPSVVSLTEKLESVLAHPATNDEFNVHAELEEVLAGVGLSAADAGGTVTFRGADPVLPSPVRWGAACGIPLAARAVVLAKLWQLRGGRPQDIEVDLRVAPRRMAAFAEDRWLRLNGVANAGGLGGFEAVCGFHEAQDGRYVLLANPYPGLGIATTRLLNCPLDQAGVAAAVARWKARDLEEAAAEAGVVIPMLRSTEEMMREAHYTEALAATPLIEITKIGDSAPEPLPYGGTQPLDGIRALGMAAALAGPSAGRALALHGADVLNIWRPHQTEVENWYIDGQVGVRSTILDPKEAEDAARIRTLLSGADVFYANRRPGYLENIGLSAEEAAELRPGIIYGTVSAYGRTGPWAQRPGFDVAAGAVTGIYHREGENGRPEYTPITIINDNMTAWLLAVGITAALVRRAREGGSYRVHVSLTRTALWQQSLGLFDKEYARETAGSSETHSFLTPELFTADTPLGRYQGVVDPMRMSETPGSYRHVLLPRGACRPEWLPTFG; from the coding sequence ATGCTTTCTGTCGCGCCTTCCGTCGTAAGTCTCACGGAGAAGCTGGAGTCCGTGCTGGCGCATCCGGCGACCAACGACGAGTTCAACGTGCACGCGGAACTGGAGGAGGTGCTCGCCGGTGTCGGACTGAGCGCCGCGGACGCGGGTGGCACGGTGACCTTCCGGGGCGCCGACCCCGTCCTCCCCAGCCCGGTGCGTTGGGGCGCCGCCTGCGGCATCCCGCTCGCTGCGCGGGCCGTCGTGCTGGCGAAACTGTGGCAGTTGCGGGGCGGGCGCCCGCAGGACATCGAGGTCGACCTGCGCGTCGCCCCGCGCCGCATGGCCGCATTCGCCGAGGACCGCTGGCTCAGGCTGAACGGTGTGGCGAACGCGGGCGGACTGGGCGGCTTCGAGGCGGTCTGCGGCTTCCACGAGGCCCAGGACGGCCGGTATGTCTTGCTGGCCAACCCCTACCCCGGCCTGGGGATCGCCACCACCAGGCTGCTGAACTGCCCGCTGGATCAGGCCGGAGTCGCCGCAGCGGTGGCCCGCTGGAAGGCACGCGATCTGGAGGAGGCCGCCGCGGAGGCCGGTGTCGTCATCCCGATGCTGCGCAGCACTGAGGAGATGATGCGCGAGGCCCACTACACGGAGGCGCTCGCCGCCACCCCGCTGATCGAGATCACCAAAATCGGTGACAGTGCCCCCGAACCGCTGCCGTACGGCGGCACCCAGCCCCTGGACGGCATCCGCGCCCTCGGCATGGCCGCCGCCCTGGCCGGACCCAGCGCCGGTCGAGCCCTCGCGCTGCACGGCGCCGACGTGCTGAACATCTGGCGCCCGCACCAGACCGAGGTCGAGAACTGGTACATCGACGGCCAGGTCGGCGTGCGCTCCACGATCCTGGACCCGAAAGAAGCGGAGGACGCGGCACGGATCCGTACGCTGCTGTCCGGCGCCGACGTCTTCTACGCCAACCGCCGCCCCGGCTACCTCGAAAACATCGGGCTCTCCGCGGAGGAGGCCGCCGAGCTGCGTCCCGGCATCATCTACGGCACCGTCTCCGCCTACGGCCGTACGGGACCCTGGGCCCAGCGGCCCGGGTTCGACGTGGCAGCCGGTGCCGTTACCGGCATCTACCACCGCGAGGGCGAGAACGGGCGGCCCGAGTACACCCCGATCACCATCATCAACGACAACATGACGGCCTGGCTGCTGGCCGTCGGCATCACCGCCGCTCTGGTACGCCGCGCCCGCGAGGGCGGCAGCTACCGGGTGCACGTCTCCCTGACCCGCACGGCGCTGTGGCAGCAGAGTCTGGGCCTGTTCGACAAGGAGTACGCCCGCGAGACAGCCGGCAGCAGCGAGACACACTCCTTTCTCACACCGGAGCTCTTCACCGCCGACACTCCGCTCGGCCGCTACCAGGGCGTGGTCGACCCGATGCGGATGAGCGAGACTCCCGGCTCCTACCGGCACGTCCTGCTGCCCCGCGGCGCCTGCCGCCCCGAGTGGCTGCCCACGTTCGGCTGA
- a CDS encoding crotonase/enoyl-CoA hydratase family protein — translation MTSDTSYKTLNVRREGTVLVIGLNRPHKRNAFDTTMLRELATAYGVLDTDDSLRAGVLYGEGKQFTSGLDLASVGPELQKGTNLVPEGGINPWQVQGRQLSKPLVAAINGSCLTLGIELMLAADIAVAEESATFAQLEVSRGIFPFGGATLRFPKAAGWGNAMRWMLTAEQFDAAEALRIGIVQEVVPDGTHVERAIAIAQLIARQAPLGVRATLGNARLAQRESEEAAEAKLVPTVLKLFASEDARIGIESFLNRTTAEFVGR, via the coding sequence ATGACGAGCGACACCTCCTACAAGACACTCAACGTGCGACGCGAAGGAACGGTGCTGGTCATCGGCCTCAACCGGCCGCACAAGCGCAACGCCTTCGACACCACCATGCTGCGCGAGCTGGCCACGGCCTACGGAGTCCTCGACACGGACGACTCGCTGCGCGCCGGCGTCCTGTACGGGGAGGGCAAGCAGTTCACCTCCGGCCTCGACCTGGCCAGCGTCGGCCCCGAGCTGCAGAAGGGCACCAACCTCGTCCCCGAGGGCGGCATCAACCCCTGGCAGGTGCAGGGACGCCAGCTGTCCAAGCCACTGGTGGCCGCGATCAACGGCTCCTGTCTGACACTGGGGATCGAGCTCATGCTGGCCGCCGACATCGCGGTCGCCGAAGAGTCGGCCACCTTCGCCCAACTGGAGGTCAGCCGCGGCATCTTCCCCTTCGGCGGCGCCACGCTGCGCTTCCCGAAGGCCGCGGGCTGGGGCAACGCGATGCGCTGGATGCTCACGGCGGAACAGTTCGACGCCGCCGAGGCGCTGCGCATCGGCATCGTGCAGGAAGTCGTGCCGGACGGCACCCACGTGGAACGGGCCATCGCCATCGCCCAGCTGATCGCCCGCCAGGCGCCCCTGGGCGTACGGGCCACCCTGGGCAACGCCCGGCTCGCCCAGCGGGAGAGCGAGGAGGCAGCGGAGGCGAAGCTGGTGCCTACCGTCCTCAAGCTGTTCGCCAGCGAGGACGCCCGCATCGGCATCGAATCCTTCCTCAACCGCACGACGGCCGAGTTCGTCGGCCGCTGA
- the fabG gene encoding 3-oxoacyl-ACP reductase FabG codes for MTASTPRTAIVTGAARGIGAAVAERLAADGLAVAVLDLDEDACKQVVARIEAAGGRALAVGADVSDEQAVERAVARVAGELGAPTVAVNNAGVLRDNLLFKMSVSDWDTVMNVHLRGSFLISRAAQKYMTEAGWGRIVNLSSDSALGNRGQANYSAAKAGLQGFTKTLAIELGKFGITVNAIAPGFIATDMTAATAQRVGMTFDALKEFAAEQIPVRRVGDPTDVAAAVSFFVREDASFVSGQVLYVAGGPKA; via the coding sequence ATGACTGCTTCAACTCCCCGCACCGCCATCGTCACCGGGGCCGCCCGCGGTATTGGTGCCGCCGTCGCCGAGCGGCTGGCCGCGGACGGCCTGGCCGTCGCCGTGCTCGACCTCGACGAGGACGCCTGCAAGCAGGTCGTCGCCCGCATCGAGGCCGCCGGAGGCAGGGCGCTCGCCGTCGGCGCCGACGTCTCCGACGAACAGGCTGTGGAGCGCGCCGTCGCCCGGGTCGCCGGCGAACTGGGCGCCCCCACCGTGGCGGTCAACAACGCCGGCGTGCTGCGCGACAACCTGCTGTTCAAGATGAGTGTCTCGGACTGGGACACCGTCATGAACGTGCACCTGCGCGGATCGTTCCTGATCAGCCGCGCCGCTCAGAAGTACATGACCGAAGCCGGCTGGGGCCGTATCGTCAACCTCTCCAGCGACTCCGCGCTCGGCAACCGCGGCCAGGCCAACTACTCCGCCGCCAAGGCCGGTCTGCAGGGCTTCACCAAGACCCTCGCCATCGAACTCGGCAAGTTCGGCATCACGGTCAACGCCATCGCCCCCGGGTTCATCGCCACCGACATGACGGCAGCGACCGCCCAGCGTGTCGGCATGACCTTCGACGCCCTCAAAGAGTTCGCCGCGGAGCAGATCCCCGTGCGACGCGTGGGCGATCCCACCGATGTCGCCGCCGCGGTGTCGTTCTTCGTCCGTGAGGACGCATCTTTCGTCAGCGGCCAGGTCCTGTACGTCGCCGGCGGCCCCAAGGCCTGA
- a CDS encoding 3-hydroxyacyl-CoA dehydrogenase NAD-binding domain-containing protein produces the protein MSAPFRTAAIIGAGTIGLSWTALFAAHGLDVRVTDPRPDLAEAVRDALTAAAPALAAQGLDTDRLHERVRLVVDLTEAVYGADVIQESGPENEEFKARTAAQALSAAPSHAIFLSSTSQIPAGVFTKSLEHADRILVAHPLNPPYGMPLVEVVPGERTSQAAVDRAVEFYRSVGRTPVVEHKEVRGFVATELQNVLARRAAELVLDGVVSPAELDLIVRSSLGLRWAALGPFLGLHLGGGPAGYRGLLAVGAPGIPDEERPVMLREKVVQLVEDTYGLSRYSGYTAARDRRQQEILDAIAGAPLPHPSND, from the coding sequence ATGAGCGCACCGTTCAGGACTGCTGCGATCATCGGCGCGGGCACCATCGGACTGTCCTGGACGGCACTGTTCGCCGCGCACGGCCTTGACGTGCGAGTGACCGATCCCCGGCCGGACCTGGCCGAGGCGGTGCGGGACGCGCTGACCGCCGCCGCTCCCGCCCTGGCCGCCCAAGGGCTGGACACCGATCGCCTTCACGAGCGGGTCCGCCTGGTCGTGGACCTCACCGAGGCCGTCTACGGAGCCGACGTCATTCAGGAGAGCGGCCCAGAGAACGAGGAGTTCAAGGCACGGACCGCCGCACAGGCGCTGTCCGCGGCCCCGAGTCACGCAATCTTCCTCAGCTCCACCTCCCAGATTCCCGCCGGCGTGTTCACGAAGAGCCTGGAACACGCCGATCGGATCCTGGTCGCCCACCCCCTGAACCCGCCCTACGGCATGCCGCTGGTGGAGGTGGTGCCGGGCGAGCGGACCTCACAGGCCGCCGTGGACCGGGCCGTGGAGTTCTACCGGTCGGTCGGCCGCACTCCGGTGGTCGAGCACAAGGAGGTGCGGGGGTTCGTCGCCACCGAGCTGCAGAACGTGCTCGCCCGGCGAGCCGCCGAACTGGTGCTGGACGGAGTGGTCTCACCGGCCGAACTCGATCTGATCGTCCGCAGCTCGCTCGGTCTGCGCTGGGCCGCGCTCGGCCCCTTCCTCGGCCTCCATCTCGGCGGCGGACCGGCCGGCTACCGCGGCCTCCTCGCGGTCGGCGCCCCAGGCATACCGGACGAGGAGCGTCCCGTCATGCTGCGCGAGAAGGTCGTTCAACTCGTCGAGGACACCTACGGGCTGTCCCGCTACAGCGGATATACCGCGGCCCGCGACCGCAGGCAGCAGGAGATCCTCGATGCCATCGCCGGCGCCCCCTTGCCCCACCCGTCAAACGACTGA
- a CDS encoding class II fructose-bisphosphate aldolase, translating to MPLIGTGHTVTAAAAARQGAAAFNVIQLEHAEAIIAGAEAAHAPVILQISENAVRYHGALAPIARAVLAAAEAAEVAVSVHLDHATSVPLVHEAIALGLNSVMFDASTLSYADNVQATADVVRLCHDSGVWVEAELGEVGGKDGVHAPGARTDPAEAAAYAAATGVDALAVAVGTSHAMLTRDACLDFDLIHALHEAVPVPLVLHGSSGVSDADLAQAVAHGMTKINIATHLNNAFTSAVRDHLTTHPATVDTRKYLGAGRGAVAAEVARLLGILHPVPAA from the coding sequence ATGCCTCTCATCGGCACCGGACACACCGTGACGGCCGCCGCGGCCGCCAGGCAGGGCGCGGCCGCGTTCAACGTCATCCAACTCGAACACGCCGAAGCCATCATCGCCGGTGCCGAAGCCGCCCACGCTCCGGTCATCCTGCAAATCAGCGAGAACGCGGTCCGCTACCACGGCGCCCTGGCACCGATCGCGCGCGCCGTCCTTGCCGCCGCCGAAGCCGCCGAGGTCGCGGTCTCGGTTCACCTCGACCACGCCACCAGCGTCCCCCTGGTCCACGAAGCGATCGCCCTGGGCCTGAACTCGGTGATGTTCGACGCCTCCACCCTCAGCTACGCCGACAACGTCCAGGCCACCGCCGACGTCGTCCGCCTGTGCCACGACTCCGGGGTGTGGGTCGAGGCCGAACTCGGCGAGGTCGGCGGCAAGGACGGCGTCCACGCCCCAGGCGCCCGTACCGACCCCGCCGAGGCCGCTGCCTACGCCGCCGCCACCGGCGTGGACGCCCTGGCCGTGGCCGTCGGCACGTCCCACGCGATGCTCACCCGGGACGCCTGCCTGGACTTCGACCTCATCCACGCCCTGCACGAAGCCGTTCCCGTCCCCCTGGTCCTGCACGGCTCCTCCGGCGTGTCCGATGCCGACCTGGCCCAGGCGGTGGCGCACGGCATGACCAAGATCAACATAGCGACGCACCTCAACAACGCCTTCACCTCAGCCGTCCGCGACCACCTCACGACACATCCCGCCACGGTGGACACCCGGAAGTACCTCGGAGCCGGCCGGGGCGCCGTTGCGGCCGAAGTCGCCCGCCTTCTCGGCATCCTGCACCCCGTGCCCGCGGCATAA